From Acidobacteriaceae bacterium, the proteins below share one genomic window:
- a CDS encoding tetratricopeptide repeat protein, with translation MAVQQGPSSVAKRQGLSARTRFLWIALLFVAVTVAYSNSFGNGFHFDDSHTVVDNPAIRSLSNIPRFFTDTSTFSVYPTNRTYRPLVSTTLAIDYALGHGLKPFWFHFGTFVFFLLLILLTGRFFEAAMDHTQPSCNHFLPALLGAAWFGLHPAMAETVNYVIQRGDLYCTLGCLAALVIWTRLPRLRRFGLYLLPFAAALLSKPPSAVFPVLLLFWTYFFERPAPTETEAARWKRSTLAIIPSVVVTIALLRLQSAMTPKTFQPSELDPNLYRLTQPFVWARYLGSLFLPIHLNVDSDLHVVAGFDSTVLLGLLVTAVLIAIIVLTWRRRQWWPVTFGLLWFFITQLPTSLYPLSEVENDHRMFFSFPGLMLAVVWCGWLLWQRFALTSLVRNASLAVLFLLLAAYGYGAHLRNAVWHDEASLWRDDVAKSPHNGRGLMTYGLTKMSAGNYPEALDLFTRALLYTPNYSVLEINLGVLNGAMAESGDKPRTAEAERHFQRAIALAPHDDSTYAFYGRWLLQQGRLDEARHALQQAIELNPSRGFQHDLLIETYIADGDEAAAHAAAVTTAAAFPGDQVAANELAHPVQQNDAFWLNRSLAQYRAGQYKDSLASAQQALLRNPHSAEAWNNIGAAYGAMQQWELAIAAEKQALTLKPSLEIAKNNLDAYTRQKNAAPASPTVASLIDQSLGFYRTNDFAASITAAKHAVALDPRSAEAWNNIAAGNAALHHWDAAIVAAQHAVALNPGMQLAKNNLAWAQSQKAAGAH, from the coding sequence ATGGCTGTTCAACAAGGCCCGTCCTCCGTCGCAAAGCGACAAGGCCTTTCCGCGCGCACACGCTTTCTTTGGATCGCGCTGCTCTTCGTGGCCGTTACGGTTGCGTACAGCAACTCCTTCGGCAATGGCTTTCACTTCGACGACAGCCACACTGTCGTCGATAACCCCGCCATTCGCTCGCTTTCCAACATTCCGCGGTTCTTCACCGACACCTCCACCTTCAGCGTCTACCCCACCAACCGCACGTATCGCCCGCTGGTTTCCACCACGCTCGCCATCGACTACGCGCTCGGCCACGGTCTGAAACCGTTCTGGTTTCATTTCGGAACGTTTGTATTTTTTCTTTTGCTCATCCTTCTTACCGGTCGCTTTTTCGAAGCCGCCATGGACCACACTCAGCCTTCCTGCAACCACTTCCTGCCCGCACTCCTCGGCGCGGCCTGGTTCGGGCTGCATCCCGCGATGGCTGAAACGGTCAACTACGTCATCCAGCGAGGCGACCTTTACTGCACGCTCGGCTGCCTTGCCGCCCTGGTGATCTGGACGCGCCTCCCTCGCCTTCGCCGCTTCGGACTTTACCTGTTGCCCTTCGCCGCGGCGCTGCTCTCCAAGCCGCCCTCAGCCGTCTTCCCTGTTCTGCTGCTCTTCTGGACGTACTTCTTCGAGCGTCCCGCGCCCACAGAAACCGAAGCCGCTCGCTGGAAGCGTTCCACCCTCGCCATCATTCCCTCCGTCGTCGTCACCATCGCACTGCTGCGCCTGCAAAGCGCCATGACGCCGAAGACCTTCCAGCCCTCCGAGCTTGATCCGAACCTCTACCGCCTGACGCAGCCCTTCGTCTGGGCACGCTACCTCGGCTCGCTCTTCCTGCCCATTCACCTCAACGTCGACAGCGATCTGCACGTTGTTGCGGGCTTCGACAGCACCGTCCTCCTCGGCCTCCTCGTCACCGCCGTACTCATCGCAATCATCGTCCTCACCTGGAGACGCAGGCAGTGGTGGCCTGTCACCTTTGGCCTGCTCTGGTTCTTCATCACGCAGCTTCCAACGTCGCTCTATCCGCTCAGCGAAGTAGAGAACGACCACCGCATGTTCTTCTCGTTCCCGGGCCTTATGCTCGCGGTCGTGTGGTGCGGCTGGCTGCTCTGGCAACGCTTCGCGCTCACGTCTCTCGTGCGTAACGCCTCGCTCGCCGTGCTCTTCCTTCTGCTCGCCGCCTACGGTTACGGAGCGCATCTGCGCAACGCCGTCTGGCACGACGAAGCCTCTCTGTGGCGCGACGACGTCGCCAAAAGCCCGCACAACGGTCGCGGTCTGATGACCTACGGCCTGACCAAGATGTCCGCGGGCAACTACCCGGAAGCGCTCGACCTCTTCACCCGCGCCCTTCTCTACACACCCAACTATTCTGTGCTAGAAATCAACCTCGGCGTTTTGAACGGAGCCATGGCCGAATCCGGCGACAAGCCCCGCACTGCCGAAGCCGAACGTCACTTCCAGCGCGCCATCGCGCTCGCTCCGCACGACGACTCCACCTACGCCTTCTACGGTCGCTGGCTGCTGCAGCAGGGCCGTCTCGACGAAGCCAGGCACGCGCTGCAGCAAGCCATCGAGCTCAACCCCTCCCGCGGCTTTCAACACGACCTCCTGATCGAGACCTACATCGCCGACGGAGATGAGGCTGCCGCCCACGCTGCTGCCGTCACAACCGCAGCGGCCTTCCCCGGCGACCAGGTTGCGGCCAACGAACTAGCGCATCCCGTGCAGCAGAACGACGCCTTCTGGCTCAACCGTTCGCTCGCGCAGTACCGCGCAGGCCAGTACAAAGACTCGCTCGCCTCCGCACAGCAAGCGTTGCTACGCAACCCTCACTCTGCCGAAGCCTGGAACAACATCGGTGCGGCCTATGGCGCCATGCAGCAGTGGGAACTCGCCATCGCCGCAGAAAAGCAGGCGCTGACCCTCAAGCCTTCGCTCGAGATCGCAAAGAACAACCTCGACGCGTACACGCGCCAGAAGAACGCAGCGCCAGCTTCCCCCACCGTCGCCAGCCTCATCGATCAGTCACTCGGCTTCTATCGCACCAATGATTTCGCCGCTTCCATCACCGCAGCGAAGCACGCCGTCGCACTCGATCCCCGCTCCGCCGAGGCATGGAATAACATCGCCGCAGGCAACGCCGCGCTGCATCACTGGGACGCTGCCATCGTCGCCGCACAACACGCCGTTGCGCTCAACCCCGGCATGCAGCTCGCGAAGAACAACCTCGCCTGGGCACAGTCACAAAAAGCCGCAGGCGCACACTAG
- a CDS encoding DNRLRE domain-containing protein produces the protein MRFSFRGRKLNVLRQVVGVSAFLGSWMCLSTAAHATQLPVSQDAHVSSARTAVNFGYLSNLYVGSGNTAYVQFDLSGLPAGITSAQVSRASVTLFVNRIMSPGAITVAPVTGTWTESGVTYASAPAVGTALTTVTPTVSGTFVTIDITSLVQSWITTPASNHGIALTSSGSYLLDSKENDQTGHAAGLDVTVVSMGATGATGAQGLQGIQGIQGIQGVQGPVGPTGAAGATGIAGIQGATGATGAQGIQGVVGATGATGAVGATGATGVVGATGAVGATGSTGVTGATGVTGPTGTTGAAGATGATGSTGATGVTGATGSTGTTGATGTTGATGATGSTGATGQTGAAAGGVYSTAVDYVPGSVVQYNGASYLALTSSGPTTIVVTPGTNPTYWVATSAGAVGATGATGDTGPQGVQGVQGVAGATGPQGIQGVTGSTGATGATGFTGPTGATGSTGATGPTGSTGITGATGNTGSTGLTGATGPTGPTGATGPTGTGLTGSTGPTGATGSTGAAVGGTYAAGTAYVAGSVVTYSGSTYLCVSTASCSSTTPGSSPTVWSPVSSGSSTGSGTILMGGTPSYGTSSGNSVTVTTILGGLAGNAAAIPLAGVGTGTVTYNAGAIATYPGFSQSFPTATVLTSMSANAVLTTGLSLIGSTITLTAQLYKVPYGSQSATPVAGASCTLAPALTGIASAGTQLSCTNSAFTASFAAGDSGFVVVYATASGLTLVNSVPLQISTSVGGSTGTVGATGATGATGSIGPMGLTGAVGPIGPTGATGAAGAGVSATGLLQFYSSTVNPGYSPSYLAASGGVAIATSLTRAAVYTVPYGCSLKGLNLAGATTVAGAADSMTVTLYKSASVTGTGSSVAAGTATSLSCTLAVPTTVGTVASCSSTNTQALTAGDNYYVQITETNAAAGPYFNFAVTTSCQ, from the coding sequence GTGCGTTTTTCTTTTCGCGGTCGCAAGCTGAACGTTCTTCGCCAAGTTGTTGGCGTGTCTGCCTTTTTGGGTTCGTGGATGTGCTTGTCCACGGCGGCGCACGCGACACAGTTGCCCGTGTCTCAGGATGCGCACGTCAGCTCCGCGCGAACTGCGGTGAACTTCGGCTACTTGTCGAACCTGTACGTCGGCAGCGGCAATACGGCTTATGTGCAGTTTGATCTTTCTGGGCTGCCAGCGGGTATTACGTCTGCGCAGGTCTCTCGCGCTTCGGTGACGCTGTTTGTGAACCGCATCATGTCGCCGGGTGCAATCACGGTGGCTCCCGTGACGGGCACCTGGACGGAGAGCGGCGTGACGTATGCCTCCGCTCCGGCTGTTGGGACGGCGCTGACTACGGTGACGCCGACGGTCTCCGGGACGTTTGTCACGATCGACATTACCTCGCTGGTGCAGAGCTGGATTACGACGCCGGCGTCGAACCACGGTATTGCGTTGACCTCCTCTGGCAGCTATCTGCTGGACTCCAAGGAAAATGACCAGACAGGCCATGCTGCCGGGCTGGATGTCACGGTCGTCAGCATGGGCGCGACGGGTGCAACCGGTGCTCAGGGGCTCCAGGGCATTCAGGGTATCCAAGGTATTCAAGGTGTTCAGGGCCCGGTGGGGCCGACTGGCGCGGCAGGCGCAACGGGTATTGCTGGTATTCAGGGCGCAACGGGTGCAACCGGCGCTCAGGGTATTCAAGGCGTTGTCGGCGCAACGGGTGCTACTGGCGCAGTCGGTGCGACAGGCGCTACTGGCGTCGTCGGTGCGACCGGTGCTGTCGGAGCAACAGGTTCTACTGGTGTCACCGGTGCAACCGGTGTTACGGGACCGACTGGAACAACTGGCGCAGCAGGGGCTACGGGTGCAACAGGTTCTACTGGTGCCACCGGGGTCACCGGTGCTACGGGATCGACTGGAACAACGGGTGCAACCGGCACAACAGGGGCAACGGGTGCAACAGGTTCTACCGGCGCGACGGGGCAAACCGGCGCAGCCGCTGGTGGTGTTTATTCGACTGCCGTGGACTATGTTCCTGGCTCGGTCGTGCAATATAACGGGGCGTCCTATTTGGCGCTTACAAGCAGCGGGCCAACGACCATCGTCGTTACCCCTGGAACTAACCCAACGTACTGGGTGGCGACGTCTGCTGGTGCTGTTGGTGCGACCGGAGCAACCGGCGATACTGGCCCGCAAGGTGTTCAGGGCGTCCAGGGTGTGGCAGGTGCGACAGGTCCTCAGGGTATTCAGGGCGTCACGGGCTCTACTGGTGCCACAGGCGCTACTGGTTTCACGGGACCTACTGGTGCAACAGGGTCTACCGGAGCAACTGGTCCTACTGGTTCCACCGGTATTACCGGAGCAACCGGCAACACGGGATCTACTGGTTTAACGGGGGCAACCGGACCCACCGGGCCTACTGGAGCAACCGGTCCGACAGGTACGGGCCTTACTGGTTCCACTGGTCCGACCGGCGCAACCGGCAGCACAGGTGCCGCTGTGGGTGGAACGTATGCCGCGGGGACCGCGTATGTCGCGGGTTCAGTGGTCACCTACTCTGGCAGCACGTACCTGTGTGTCAGCACGGCCAGCTGCTCGTCCACGACTCCTGGATCAAGCCCCACCGTCTGGTCGCCGGTCAGTTCGGGTTCTTCGACAGGCAGCGGAACCATCTTGATGGGCGGCACGCCGTCTTACGGGACAAGCAGTGGTAACTCCGTAACCGTGACCACGATTTTAGGGGGGCTCGCCGGAAACGCTGCAGCAATTCCACTTGCTGGCGTGGGCACCGGAACGGTGACCTATAACGCCGGCGCAATTGCTACGTATCCTGGCTTTAGCCAGAGCTTCCCGACGGCGACTGTGCTGACGAGCATGAGCGCGAACGCCGTTCTTACGACGGGACTCTCGCTGATTGGTTCAACGATTACGCTTACGGCGCAGCTCTACAAAGTTCCCTATGGAAGCCAGTCGGCCACGCCCGTAGCGGGAGCTTCGTGCACACTCGCTCCGGCTCTTACTGGAATTGCTTCAGCGGGAACCCAGCTGTCTTGCACGAACTCCGCTTTCACCGCTTCATTCGCCGCGGGAGACTCTGGTTTTGTGGTGGTCTATGCGACTGCTTCAGGGCTCACTCTTGTCAACTCTGTGCCACTTCAGATTTCGACCAGTGTCGGCGGTTCGACGGGCACGGTTGGTGCGACCGGTGCTACGGGTGCGACAGGCTCGATTGGTCCTATGGGGCTTACGGGTGCAGTTGGCCCCATAGGCCCGACTGGTGCCACGGGTGCGGCAGGTGCGGGTGTATCCGCTACCGGCCTGCTGCAGTTCTACTCAAGCACTGTCAATCCTGGATACTCGCCTTCCTACTTGGCGGCTTCTGGAGGAGTTGCTATCGCTACCAGCCTTACACGCGCTGCGGTCTATACCGTTCCCTATGGCTGCTCTTTGAAGGGGCTGAACCTTGCGGGAGCAACGACTGTTGCAGGCGCTGCCGACAGTATGACCGTGACGCTGTATAAATCGGCAAGTGTGACGGGCACTGGCAGCTCAGTGGCTGCTGGGACTGCGACTTCGCTGAGTTGCACTCTGGCTGTTCCGACAACGGTGGGCACTGTGGCCAGTTGTTCGAGTACCAACACGCAGGCGCTTACGGCGGGCGACAACTACTACGTCCAGATCACGGAGACAAACGCGGCAGCGGGGCCGTACTTCAACTTCGCGGTAACGACGTCATGCCAGTAA
- a CDS encoding Ig-like domain repeat protein — translation MSQAWKIRKDRSSRVPFVGSLSVLVGLGLLAGAMSAHAQGLLTVTPARSASTVAGTGTVGFSGDGASATGATLASPSAVAYDAAGNLYIADANNHVIREVVKASGAISTIAGTGVEGYDGDGGAATSALLDTPTGIAVDASGNVYIADSHNQRIRKVSAGVITTIAGTGVAGFSGDGAAATAATLNLPSAVAVSSAGVVYIADTDNQRVRQVSSTGVITTIAGTGDQGYTGDGAAATAAALDSPTGVAIGSTGIVYVADSHNQRVRAISAAGTMSTLAGSGTPTFSGDFGGDGASSTAALLAKPTGVSVDANGNVYVADTNNQRVRQLGGGVIQTVEGSGGQGFGGDGGVATAAVLNAPKAVGVNAAGDVAVVDTLDQRVRGGLLPTITFGAQGVGVASAGQAVTVANTGTAAITVSSITFTGTFQTTTGGTCSVEPISLAAGASCTQNVAFLPTAVGAMSGSVIFGGTGVINQTILLAGTAVPASTTTTVTTSLAQVLAQQSTTFTAQVLPAGLGTPTGTVQFYANGTAIGGPVTLPASGLAALTTSFATSGSYAITAIYSGDANFLTSTSTAVTETVADYTLAATGTTAYTVQPNQSASYTLQVAPLNGAFNYPVTFAASGVPVGTTVTFSPTTVTPGSAAASVTMTLKAPPLQAALSHHGLFGGGTIALALLLLPFGRRFRRSGRKMRPVLMVLTMLGSFGVLSMAGCSSGFFAQSVKTYTVTVTSTALGTNGATLQHTTQVTLTVE, via the coding sequence TTGAGCCAGGCTTGGAAGATCAGGAAAGATCGGTCGTCGCGCGTACCTTTTGTGGGTAGCCTGAGCGTGCTCGTGGGGCTGGGGTTGTTGGCTGGCGCGATGTCGGCGCATGCCCAGGGACTTTTGACGGTGACTCCGGCGCGGTCGGCCTCGACGGTTGCGGGGACGGGGACGGTAGGTTTTTCAGGTGATGGCGCCTCCGCGACGGGTGCGACGCTGGCTTCGCCGAGTGCGGTGGCGTATGACGCTGCGGGCAACCTGTACATCGCGGATGCCAACAACCACGTCATCCGCGAAGTTGTGAAAGCCTCGGGCGCGATCTCGACGATTGCGGGTACGGGTGTTGAAGGCTATGACGGCGATGGCGGTGCGGCAACCTCCGCGCTGCTGGATACGCCGACTGGCATTGCCGTGGATGCGAGCGGCAACGTCTACATCGCGGACTCGCACAACCAGCGCATTCGCAAGGTAAGCGCGGGTGTGATCACGACGATTGCGGGTACAGGTGTTGCAGGGTTTTCGGGCGATGGTGCGGCTGCAACGGCTGCGACGCTCAATCTGCCGAGTGCTGTTGCGGTGAGTTCTGCAGGCGTGGTCTACATCGCCGATACGGACAACCAGCGCGTGCGGCAGGTTAGTTCGACGGGTGTGATCACGACGATTGCGGGTACGGGCGATCAGGGATACACGGGCGACGGCGCGGCTGCAACGGCTGCTGCGCTGGATAGCCCGACCGGCGTGGCGATTGGCTCGACGGGTATCGTCTATGTTGCGGACTCGCACAACCAGCGTGTGCGTGCGATCAGCGCGGCTGGCACGATGTCGACTCTGGCAGGTTCGGGCACGCCGACTTTTTCGGGTGACTTTGGCGGCGATGGTGCGTCTTCGACGGCGGCATTGCTGGCGAAGCCGACGGGCGTCAGCGTAGACGCAAACGGCAATGTATACGTCGCCGACACGAACAATCAGCGCGTGCGCCAGCTTGGCGGCGGCGTGATTCAGACGGTAGAAGGTTCGGGCGGTCAGGGTTTTGGCGGCGATGGTGGAGTGGCAACGGCTGCGGTTCTGAACGCGCCGAAGGCAGTAGGTGTGAACGCTGCGGGCGACGTCGCTGTGGTCGATACGCTTGACCAGCGCGTGCGCGGCGGGCTGCTGCCGACGATCACCTTTGGTGCGCAGGGTGTGGGTGTGGCGAGCGCAGGGCAAGCTGTGACGGTGGCAAATACCGGAACGGCGGCGATCACGGTCAGCTCCATTACGTTTACCGGAACGTTCCAGACGACGACGGGCGGGACGTGCTCGGTTGAGCCGATTTCGCTGGCTGCTGGTGCGAGCTGCACGCAGAATGTTGCGTTCCTGCCGACGGCGGTGGGTGCGATGAGCGGCTCGGTCATCTTTGGCGGAACGGGCGTTATCAACCAGACGATTCTTCTTGCGGGCACGGCCGTGCCGGCGTCCACGACGACGACGGTGACGACGAGCCTGGCGCAGGTGCTGGCGCAGCAGTCCACGACCTTCACGGCGCAGGTGCTTCCGGCTGGCCTGGGAACGCCTACGGGAACCGTGCAGTTCTACGCGAACGGCACGGCGATTGGAGGTCCGGTGACGCTTCCGGCTTCCGGCCTCGCCGCGCTGACGACTTCGTTTGCAACCTCAGGCAGTTATGCGATCACGGCTATCTACTCCGGCGACGCAAACTTCCTGACGAGTACCTCGACGGCGGTGACAGAGACGGTGGCGGACTACACGCTGGCGGCTACAGGGACGACCGCGTACACGGTTCAGCCGAACCAGTCGGCATCGTATACGTTGCAGGTTGCGCCGTTGAACGGCGCGTTCAACTATCCGGTTACGTTCGCGGCCTCGGGCGTTCCTGTGGGGACGACGGTGACGTTCTCTCCGACGACGGTGACGCCGGGTTCGGCGGCAGCCAGTGTGACGATGACGCTGAAGGCTCCGCCGTTGCAGGCTGCGCTGTCGCATCATGGATTGTTTGGCGGTGGAACGATCGCTCTGGCGCTTCTGCTGCTGCCGTTCGGTCGCCGCTTCCGTCGCAGTGGTCGCAAGATGCGTCCGGTGCTGATGGTGCTCACGATGCTGGGATCGTTCGGTGTCCTGAGTATGGCGGGTTGCAGCTCGGGCTTCTTCGCGCAGTCGGTGAAGACTTATACGGTGACCGTTACGTCAACGGCTTTGGGAACAAACGGCGCCACGCTGCAGCATACGACGCAGGTAACGCTGACGGTGGAGTAA
- a CDS encoding outer membrane beta-barrel protein codes for MSGCKAVLMLAAALAAVPMKAQTQKKADLDLGITFAAQRSFNAGTGQPFWMTGGQAELGASLWHGLGAALSVSGTHTNSIAASGIPLSFVVWTAGPRYRWHGGHRVSAYGEVMAGEANGFHSLFPAPGAAQSNANGLAFRAGLGVDLAVKKHFAIRALEASYLRTQLPNADNNVQNILQLGAGVVFRFH; via the coding sequence ATGTCTGGATGCAAGGCCGTGTTGATGTTGGCAGCTGCCCTGGCGGCGGTGCCGATGAAGGCGCAGACGCAGAAGAAGGCTGACCTAGATCTGGGCATAACGTTCGCGGCACAGCGCTCGTTCAACGCGGGTACGGGCCAGCCGTTCTGGATGACGGGTGGGCAGGCTGAGCTGGGTGCTTCGCTTTGGCATGGGCTGGGCGCGGCGCTTTCTGTCTCGGGCACGCATACGAACTCGATTGCGGCGAGCGGTATTCCGTTGTCGTTTGTGGTGTGGACGGCGGGCCCGCGTTATCGCTGGCACGGCGGGCATCGCGTGTCGGCGTATGGCGAAGTGATGGCCGGTGAGGCGAACGGATTTCACAGTCTGTTTCCTGCTCCCGGAGCGGCGCAGTCAAACGCGAACGGCCTGGCGTTTCGCGCAGGGCTCGGTGTGGATCTGGCGGTGAAAAAGCACTTTGCGATTCGCGCGCTGGAGGCGAGCTATCTGCGGACGCAACTGCCGAACGCGGACAACAATGTGCAGAACATTTTGCAACTGGGCGCTGGTGTCGTCTTTCGCTTCCACTAA
- a CDS encoding bifunctional glycosyltransferase family 2/GtrA family protein: MEFFDQIAVLIPAWKPEPQLVELVRALRAAGFATVLLVDDGNEGDARELLERAAAEGASVVRHAVNLGKGRALKTGFNALLNGFPEISGVVTADADGQHRVEDICAVAAAFAGRTDRVVLGCRSFAKDVPMRSRFGNRLTRIVFRLANGSDVSDTQTGLRAIPRALLLELMALEGERYEYEMRVLAHICRAYERPREVPIATVYLEGNRSSHFDPVRDSMRIYFVLLRFYSSSLLAAAVDLVGFSVTYSLSRNLLLSVVVGRLSSLLNYALNRGFVFRTKGSLISSLGRYYALALGLGTMSYVLLSLAVKRLGWPVVPAKIAIEVLLSLLSFAAQRTFVFRRTQEG, from the coding sequence GTGGAGTTCTTCGATCAGATCGCGGTGCTGATTCCGGCATGGAAGCCGGAGCCGCAGCTTGTGGAGCTCGTGCGAGCGTTGCGGGCCGCTGGCTTTGCGACGGTGTTGCTGGTGGACGATGGCAACGAGGGGGACGCTCGCGAGTTACTGGAGCGCGCTGCTGCGGAAGGCGCAAGCGTTGTGCGCCATGCCGTGAATCTGGGCAAGGGTCGGGCGTTAAAGACGGGCTTCAACGCGCTGCTGAATGGGTTTCCTGAGATCTCTGGCGTAGTGACTGCGGATGCTGATGGCCAGCATCGCGTGGAGGACATCTGCGCGGTAGCTGCTGCGTTTGCAGGCCGAACGGATCGCGTGGTGCTTGGTTGCCGCAGCTTTGCGAAGGACGTTCCAATGCGTAGTCGGTTTGGCAATCGGCTGACGAGGATCGTATTTCGTCTGGCGAACGGCTCGGATGTTTCGGACACGCAGACGGGGCTGCGGGCGATTCCACGGGCTTTGTTGCTGGAGTTGATGGCGCTCGAAGGCGAGCGGTATGAGTATGAAATGCGCGTATTGGCGCATATCTGTCGCGCTTATGAACGGCCGCGTGAGGTTCCGATTGCGACGGTGTATCTCGAAGGCAATCGCTCGTCGCACTTTGATCCGGTACGTGATTCGATGCGTATTTACTTTGTACTGCTGCGGTTTTACTCGTCGTCCCTGCTGGCTGCTGCCGTCGATCTGGTGGGCTTTTCGGTGACGTACTCGCTGAGCAGGAATTTGTTGCTGAGTGTCGTGGTGGGGCGGCTGAGCTCGCTGCTGAACTACGCATTGAATCGAGGCTTTGTGTTTCGTACAAAGGGCTCTTTGATCTCATCGCTCGGTCGTTATTATGCGCTGGCGCTGGGGTTGGGCACGATGAGTTACGTGCTGCTGTCCCTGGCGGTGAAGCGGCTCGGGTGGCCGGTGGTTCCCGCGAAGATTGCGATCGAAGTGTTGCTGAGCCTGCTGAGTTTTGCCGCGCAGCGGACGTTTGTTTTTCGCCGAACGCAGGAAGGTTAG
- a CDS encoding UDP-glucose--hexose-1-phosphate uridylyltransferase yields the protein MNEVFLQQPHRRWNPLRGEWVVVSPHRTQRPWQGQTEDTAPPAPPAYDPTCYLCPGNTRAGAHTTPQYTETFVFENDYAALKSDVPAASFDLDDAGLLRASTERGICRVLCFDPRHDLTLATMPVSGIRRVVNVWAEQEAELGARPDVGYVQIFENRGSMMGASNPHPHGQIWATEHVPNDPATELATQQQYFATHNEPLLLAYLRLELAQAERIVAENETWVALVPFWAVWPFELLVLPRTHSAHLHTLSPEQRDGLAAMLKTLTAGYNRVFDTPFPYSMGFHPAPADGEPHAEWQLHAHFFPPLLRSATIRKFMVGFELLGSPQRDITPESAAKTLRQAIHA from the coding sequence TTGAACGAAGTTTTCCTGCAACAGCCCCACCGACGCTGGAACCCTCTCCGTGGCGAATGGGTCGTCGTCTCTCCCCACCGCACGCAGCGCCCCTGGCAGGGCCAGACCGAGGACACCGCGCCACCTGCACCGCCCGCCTATGACCCCACCTGCTACCTCTGCCCCGGCAACACGCGCGCCGGCGCCCACACCACTCCGCAATACACCGAAACCTTCGTCTTCGAAAACGACTACGCCGCGCTAAAGTCGGACGTACCCGCAGCCAGCTTCGATCTCGATGACGCCGGATTGCTGCGCGCCAGCACCGAGCGAGGCATCTGCCGCGTGCTCTGCTTCGACCCGCGCCACGACCTCACGCTCGCCACTATGCCCGTCAGCGGCATCCGTCGCGTCGTCAACGTCTGGGCCGAGCAGGAAGCCGAACTCGGGGCGCGCCCCGATGTGGGCTACGTCCAGATCTTTGAAAACCGCGGCAGCATGATGGGCGCCAGCAACCCACATCCGCACGGGCAAATCTGGGCCACAGAACACGTCCCCAACGATCCCGCAACCGAACTCGCGACGCAGCAACAGTACTTTGCCACACACAACGAGCCGCTATTGCTCGCGTACCTTCGGCTGGAACTCGCACAGGCAGAGCGCATCGTGGCAGAGAACGAAACCTGGGTGGCGCTTGTGCCGTTCTGGGCCGTCTGGCCCTTTGAGCTGCTCGTTCTCCCCCGCACACACAGCGCGCACTTGCATACGTTGTCCCCGGAACAGCGTGACGGACTTGCCGCCATGCTGAAGACGTTGACAGCCGGCTACAACCGCGTCTTCGATACACCGTTTCCCTATTCGATGGGCTTCCACCCCGCACCAGCCGACGGCGAACCACACGCCGAGTGGCAGCTCCACGCACACTTCTTTCCGCCGTTGCTGCGCTCCGCCACCATACGCAAGTTCATGGTCGGCTTCGAGCTTCTCGGCTCACCGCAGCGCGACATCACGCCCGAAAGCGCAGCCAAAACTCTCCGCCAGGCGATCCACGCGTAA